DNA from Bos indicus isolate NIAB-ARS_2022 breed Sahiwal x Tharparkar chromosome 15, NIAB-ARS_B.indTharparkar_mat_pri_1.0, whole genome shotgun sequence:
AAGAGGGACAGGACATAtgttgatagaaaacaacaaaattctgtaaagcaattatctttcaattaaaaaataaaaaaaatatttttaagtggtcATAAATCTTGAGGGCATATTAGCATGTTTTACTTAAAGAATAAATTCAGACTTTTTCTGACAATGTCAATCTGGTTTCTTCTgcccttagctttctttatagtccaactctcatgtccatacatgaccactggaaaaaccatagccttgactagatggacctttgttggcaaagtaatgtctctgctttttaatatgctgtctaggttggtcataactttccttccaaggagtaagcatcttttaatttcatggctgcagtcaccatcttcagtgattttggaacccagaaaaataaagtcagccactgtttccactgtttcccatctatttcacatgaagtgatgggaccagatgccatgatcttagttttctgaatgttgagcttaaagccaactttttcactctcctctttcactttcatcaagaagctcttaagttcctcttcaccttctgccataagggtggtgtcatctgaatatctgaggttattgatatttctcccggcaatcttgattccaacttgtgcttcttccagtccagaacttctcatggtgtactctgaatataatttaaataagcagagtgacaatatacagccttgacatactccttttcctacttggaaccagtctgttgttccacatccagttctaacttttgcttcctgacctgcatacaggtttctcaagaggcaggtcaggtggtctagcaTTCCTAGCATTCcattatctctttcagaatttcccacagtttattgtgatccacacagtcaaagcctttggcatagtaaataaggcagtaatagatgtttttctggaactctcttggtctttagatgatccagtggatgttggcaatttgatctcttgttcctctgccttttctaaagccagctttaacatctggaagttcatggttcatgtattgctgaagcctggcgtggagaattttgagcattactttactagtgtgtgagatgagtgcaattgtctgatagTTTGAGCCTTCTGTGgcgtttcctttctttgggattagagtgaaaactgaccttttccagtcctgtggccactaaatgtagtacttgggtacaatctcaaaaatggcagaatgatctctgttcatttccattcaatatcacagtaatccaagtctatgccccaactagaaatgccaaaaaagctgaagttgaacagttctattatgacctacaagaccttctagaactaacaccaaaaaaaaagatatccttttcatcacagaggacaggcatgcaaaagtaggagtgaagagatacctggaataacaagcaaatttggccttggagtacaaaatgaagtaggacaAAGGATAACAAgattttaccaagagaatgcactgttcaTGGAAAACGCTATTTTCCAACAACATAAGGGAAGACttgacatggacatcaccagatgctcaataagaaaatcagattgatgatatactttgcagccaaagatgaagaagctctatagagtcagcaaaaacaagacggggagtgaactgtagctcagatcatgaactccttattgcaaaatccagacttaaatggaagaaagtgggaaaaccactagaccattcaggtgtgtcctaaatcaaagcccttatgattattcagtggaagtgacaagtagattcaagggattcgatttgatagaaagagtgcctgaagaactatggacaaagttttgtgacattatacaggaggcagtaatcaagaccattcccaaggggggaaaaaagtgcaaaaaggcaaaatggttgtctgaggaggccttacaaacagctgagaaaagaagagaagctaaaggcaaggaagaaaagcaaagatatacccatctgaattcagagttccaaagaatagcaaggagagataagaaagccttcttcagtgatcaatgcaaataaatgggaaaaaaaaataaaatagaaatgatagatatctcttcaagaaatttagagacacccagggaacatttcatgcaaagaagggcacaataaaggacagaaatggtatggatccaacagaatcagaagatattaagaagtggcaagaatacacaggagagcTACACAAAATAgaccttcatgaccaagataaccacgatggtgtgatcactcacctagaatcagacatTCCAAAGTGTGAAAttaagtgagccttaggaagcatcactacgaataaagctagtggaggtgatggaatttcagttgagctattttaaatcttacagatgatgctgttaaattatgccctcaatatgccagcaaatttggaaaactcagcaatggccacaggactggaaaatggcagttttcattccaatcccaaagaagggcaatgccaaagaatattcaaactaccacacaattgtactcatctcacactctagcaacatactgctcaaaattatccaagctaggcttcaacagtacgtcaATCaaagacttccagatgttcaagctggacttagaaaagtcagaggatccagagatcaaattgccaatgtccattagatcatagaaaaagcaagtgagttccaggaaagcatctcctttggcttcattgattacaccaaagccattgactgtgtggatcaaaacaaactgtggaaaattcttcaagagatgggaatgccagaccaccttgcctgcctcctgagaaatctgtatgcaggtcaaaaagcagcaGTTAAAACCAGCATGGAACAatgactgtttccaaattgggaaaggagtacatcaaggctgtacattgtcatcctgtttatttaacttatatacagagtacatcatgggaaatgccaagctggaggaagcacaagctggaatcaagattgcctggagaaatatcaataacatcagaaaggcagataataccacccatatggcaaaaagcaaaacggaactaaagagcctcttgatgaaagtaaaaggagagtgaaaaagctggtttaaaactcaacattcaaaaaacaaagatcatgatatccagtcccatcacttcatgacacgtagaaacaatggaaacaatgacagactttattttcctggcctccaaatcactgcagatggtgactgcagctctaaaattaaaagacactggctccttggaagaaaagctaggacaaacctagacagcgtaaaaagcatagacattactttgctgacaaaggtttgtctagtcaaatatggtttttccaatagtcatgtatggttgtgagaattggatcataaaaaaatttgagtgcagaagaactgatgtttttagactgtggtgttagagaagactcttgagagttccttggactgcaaggagattcaacctgtccatcctaaaggaaatcagtcctgactattcattgaaaggacggatgctgaagctgaaactccaatattttggccacttgatgcaaagaattgactcattggaaaagaccctgattctgggaaagagtagggtcaggagaagggaatgacaaaggatgagatggttggatggcatcacccattcagtggacatgagtttgagcaagccccgggagttggtgatctacagggaagcctggtgtgctgaagtccatggggtcacaaagagtctgacatgactgagagctgaactgaactgaactgaactgaggtttcctGGCACCCAAGAttgtacacattttaaattttaattagtgTTGTCAAATTACCTGCCCTAATGTACACCTTTACTTATGGTTAACTGAAAACTGTTCTGGAATAGTTTCCCAAATTGCTAAAATCTCCTTTGCTATATTAGGATAAAAACTTTAGGCTAAAATTAAAGGTCAATTTTTAGTATCCATTTCATAGAGAAGATAATATagaattaatttcttttctgttttctcagaatTGTAGTTAAAACCTAAAGCTGAAGAAAAATTCACTAAGTTACTAATAGTTGCCAAGGCTTACTAAGTTGTATTTGTCTCTACCGCTACTACTGACTATCATCTCTCCTGCCCATGATTttcccatttcctgctccaatctTAGCATTTGAGAGAGTAAGGACATTCATGATTTGTCCTGTAGTTTCCTTATTCCCTGATCTTGGGAGAGTAGATAGTGTGACTTTCCACACCTGGACCCAGGGGAGTCAAGATAATAAAATTCTCATGAAGATTGGATGTTTCTCACAATGTGAGAGACTGACACTCTGGTCCTCTAAGtatttaatttcttataaaatcCAGAGATTTATTCATGCATTCTACAGCCATTTCTCTCTGTCAtgtgtctcttttcctcttaTTTGCTAAGAAATATAAGGCTACAAAGTTTATAAACCCAATATAATTAATCGCTGTGTCAAATTTGCCATTATGCTGTTATTCTGTAGCATAGTATTTATAATGACCTAAGATTTTAATAacattagaagaattaataaaaagtaaatgatgAAAACAGCAGAAAAAGTACTGTTGTGGAAAATCAAGCACTTTACTGCTCATGCTTTTTGTGCCTGTAACTTCCTGAATGACCCTGAAAATATACTGAaattttcagactttattttctcattactaacataaaaatagaatttctgttttgctttgtttttgataAGAACAGTAACATACgcttcctccatttttttttttttaaagaagacccagatgacaaagaaacaaaatcaagaaCTAGATTTATTGAGTACCTGGACACTGCAGAACATTAAGCCTTGGGTGTATctaaattcattgaaagatcCATAATTTGTGAATCTTTCCAGAGTTGGATATTTACAAGAGGACACTCAAGCAGGtactaaaaaaaatgaaagagaaatttaaaagagaaatattcaCTATTTTCCTCCTTTATGTTTCTCATTCTCATTATCCAGCTAAGATCCACAATCCTATTGACTGCTTTCATGCTCTAATAGCTAATAGCTAACATGCTGGcaagttgaaaaaaattaattaaatacaaaACTTTAGCATTTTCAATAACAAggactttttgttgttttatcgTGTTGTGAAATAGTGTTGCTATTCACAAAAAGGTAAACATAAACGTTTTTCTCACAGTAAATTTtttgaacaaaatatttttaccatAGGGACACGGATCTGCTTGGTCTTTGCACCATAGACAAGTGGATTAAGAAATGGAGGGACCAGCAGATAAGTGCTAGAAAAGAGGATGTGAATATAAGGAGGAATGTGAGAACCAAATCTATGtgcaaaaaaggagaagaaaccaAGGGAGTAGAACTGGAGGAAGACACAGATGTGAGCGACACAAGTGTTGAATGCTTTCAACCTAGCCTCCTTCTGAGGCAAACGAAAAACTGTGATGAATATCTGTATGTAGGACAACATGATTAATACAATGTCAAGCCCAGTAACAGTGAAGGCCACAAACAAACCATAGATTTTGTTGACCCTGATATTTTCTGCAGCCAGTTTCACAACAGCCATATGTTCACAGTAGGAATGAGAGATGACTGTTGTATGGTAAAATTGTAATCGAAACTTTATCAGTACTAGGCATGGTGCTACAAGAATGGCAGCCCTGAGTGTTACCATAGCTGCTATTTGAGTGACTAACTGGTGAGAGAAGATGGCAGCATGTCTGAGAGGATAACAGATGGCTACATAGCGGTCCAGAGCCATGGCTAGGAGGATGCCTGATTCTGTGCACTGAAATGTGTGGATGAGCCACATTTGAAGCAAGCAAGAATCAAAATATATCTCTGTTACATGAAACCAGAAGATTCCAAGCATCTTGGGCACAATGCTTGTGCTGAGAGCAATATCTGTGACTCCTAACATGCCTAGGAAAATATGCATGGGCTGATGGAGGCTGTGTTCTGATATGATGATAATCAAAAGCAAGAAATTTCCAATCATAGCGATTAGATACATGGCACAAAATGGAATCCCAATCCAGCACTGCACAGACTCTAGGCCTGGGATCCCTATAAGGGTCAATACAGAAGGCATGAAGATTGTAACGTTGGAAATGGACATAATCCTTGAGTCTCCTGATGCAAACCCAAGTTTCTCATTCAATTCTACTTTCTTTCCATCTTCCTAGTTTTGCCCAAAATCATCATATTGAGTCTTTCTGATTTATGCAGAAATCTTGGATAATATCATCAGTCTCATTTACATGTAAAGGATAAAACATAGGTCAACAGAGAAACATCACTGTTTTTAGGAAAGACATCCACAGACACAGTATCACAGTTCTTGTACCACAATAAAATGTTGTGTGCAGAGCTGGGCAACACTTtaaaacctgaaaaataattgaattgGGAAATAAACTGCTGTGTTGACTATTAGTTCATTCCCGACCTGTGGGCAAAGAAAATAGACTTGTTTATATTGTGTGAAAGTTGCATTTAAATCAGAATTTAATGAATCTCTCCACATTACATAGTTCAGTTAACAGCTTTACTAGTCTGTTTTTTCTCTATTGGctacttgctaagtcacttccgtcataTCTGAGTCTATATGACCACAAGGACTGtacctaccaggatcctctgtccatgggattctccaggcaagaatactggagtgttttgccataacctcctccaggggatcttcctgactcagggatagaaccttcatctcttaagtcccctgcattggcaggcgggttctttacctctaggacCGATTGGGAAGCATCTCTTTTTCTAAGTTGTCTCTAAATCAGGCATAGTTGGCTTGGACCAGCAAATACACAATCTCTGATTAATATATTAGAATGAAAAATTCCCTATTAAAGATGATAGAGGTAGAAACTCTTGTCATTCAAAAGCATAATATGTGTATCTACCAATCAATGCAATCTGTCTTTATGTAAGTTTGGTAGTCCTTTATGAGAATGTGAAGGAAGAGTTGAAGGAAAGGTCATTCAAATCCATGTGTGCTTAGCAAATTTGGGCAAAAGTTCTTTgttacattttacatttctaataaAACTACTGTTTTTGCTTATATTTATAAAAGCTGAgttacataaaatttatcatgtgcttaaaaattaaagatttcaaatcaaagattaaaaaatttcttttatatgtagtataAGATACCTAGAGGAGAGGGAATCTCTAGGACATAAGGGAAAAAGCAGCAGCAATGGCAAGAGAACTCATTCTTAATGGCTCAGGGGTGTAGGGCATGGGCAAAAATGTAACTTGACTGAAATACAGGCTGTTTCTTGGGTTTAAAATGTCCATAATGGCCATTAATATGAGAATTTCCTAATTGAGGCTCATGTATTCTTCATGAAATAGATAATCTGgaatacttgggcttccctggtaactcagttggtaaaaaaatctacctgcaaagtaggaaacctggattcgatccctgggttgggaagagtccctgaagaagggaaaggctacccactccagtattctggcctgagaatttcatagactgtgtagtccatgggttcataaagagtctgagatgactaagtgactttcacatagCTGCCATTAACATGAAAATTGCCTAATTGAGGGTCATGGATTCTTCATGAAATAGATAATCTGGAATACTTAATAGTTGCTGTGTAATGGGAGCATGAAAATGGGATTCATGATCTTGTAAGGGGTCACAACAACCAACCAAATAGTACTTGCAGATGTGAATATTGTAAACTATCAATAATACATCACTTAAAGTACATCTCTctgtttcaaaaattttatataactatGCTGTGACTTCTAATAGGGGGTacagttctcagagctttatGAGATGATGTTCCTGGTTTATAATCttcaatttgttgttcagtcactaagttatccCTGACTCTTTACCACGCCATGAACTggagcacaccgggcttccctgtccattatctcccagagcttgctcaagctcatgtccatcaagtcattgataccattcaaccatgtaaccctctgtcatcctcttctcctcctgccctccatctttcccatcatcaaggttttttccaatgagtcagttcttcccgtcaggtggccaaagtattgaaacttcagcttcagcatcagttctttcattgaatattcagggttgatttcctttagggtggactggtttgatctccttgaagcccaagggactctcaagagtcttctccaacatcacaattaaaaggtatcaattctttggccctcagccttcttaatggtccaactctcacatccatacataactactggaaaaaccatatctttgactagatggacatttgttagcaaagtgatgtctctgctttttaataagatgtctaggtttgccataagCTTTCTTCCAAGAAGGCAGTTGTCATtcaatttcatgggtgcagtcaccatcagcagtgatcttggagcccaagaaaataagatctgtcactgcttccattgttcctccatctatttgccacgaagtgatgggacgagatgtcatcatcttcgttttttgaatgttgagttttaggccaatttttttcactctcttctttcaccttcatcaagaggctctttaggccctcttcactttctgccattaaggtggtatcatctgcatatctgaggttattgatatttctcccagcaatcttgattctagcttgtgcttcatacagctcaatatttcaaatgatgtacactgcatataagttaaagaaacaaGGTGACAGTACACAGagttgatgtactcattttccaattttgaaccagtccattgctccatcTCTGGCTCTAAATGTCGCTTCTCGGCCAGCAtgcagatgtctcaggaggcaggtaaggtggtctggaattctcatctcttgaagaatttcccacagtttgttgtgatccacacagtcaaaggctttagccaaATCAATGAAGCacagtggatgtttttctggaattctcttgctttttcctatgatacaacagatgttggcaatttgatctctggttcctctgccttttctaaatccagctggtacATATGGAAGTTTTCACTTAACGTACTGTTCAAGCCTAGctgaatgattttgagcattacctcactagtatgtgaaatgagtacagctattcaataatttgaacattctttggcatttcctttctttgggattggaatgaaaactgaccttctccagtcttGTGGCTGTTGTGGACAactcaacaaacaaaaatgttgtcaagttttccaaaattgggagcatattgagtgcagcactttaataacatcatcttttaggattttaaatagctcagctggaatttcatcatctctactaggtttgtttgtagtaatgcttcctaaggcccactcaacttcacattgcaggattcTAGCTCTAGGTGAATAATATCACgattgtgattatttgggtcattaagaccttgttttatgttgtttttctgtgtattcttgccatgtcttcttaatctcttctgcttctgttaggtccttggcatttctatcctttattgtgcccatctttgcatgaagtgttcacttagtatctctaattctcttgatgATATctttactctttcccattctattgttttcctccttattttcattgttcacttaagaaagctttcttatctctcctggctattctttggaactctgcattcagttggttatatctttctttttgtcctttgcctttcacttctcttttttctcagctatttgtaaggcctcttcagacaaccattttggcttcttgcatttatttttcttgggatggttttggtcaatGACTCCTGTCCAATGttgtgaacctctgtccatagttcttcaggcaccctgtctatgagatctaatcccttgaatctacttgtcactttcactgtataatcataagggatttgatttgggtcatacctgaatggcctagtggttttcccttactttctttgaacctggatctcctaggggatttttttttaccatctgagtcaccaaggaagacTTTAAGAGGTGGAGAGTGAAGAGAAGCAGGTTGTACAGGAGtggtaaagtgttagtcactctgttatatgactctttgttaccctatggactatagtttgTCAGGCGCCTCTATCCaagtaattctccaggcaagaatactgaagtgggtaaccattcccttccctaggggatcttcccaactcagggatcaaacctgggtcttctacatggcaggcagaattttctccatctgagccaccagggaagctcaatgtTCAGTTGGgcacaaataaaattttccacttcTTAGATTACTTTTTTCATTGACACAATGTTATGAGTCCTGATTATACTCTTCTAAGGGCAGGGtttcctaaagaaaagaaaaaaggagaaatcactcagtcatgtctgactctttgtgaccacatggactgtagcctaccaggttcctctgtcatgggattttccaggcaagagtaatggagtgggttgccatttcct
Protein-coding regions in this window:
- the LOC139187159 gene encoding olfactory receptor 52A1-like yields the protein MSISNVTIFMPSVLTLIGIPGLESVQCWIGIPFCAMYLIAMIGNFLLLIIIISEHSLHQPMHIFLGMLGVTDIALSTSIVPKMLGIFWFHVTEIYFDSCLLQMWLIHTFQCTESGILLAMALDRYVAICYPLRHAAIFSHQLVTQIAAMVTLRAAILVAPCLVLIKFRLQFYHTTVISHSYCEHMAVVKLAAENIRVNKIYGLFVAFTVTGLDIVLIMLSYIQIFITVFRLPQKEARLKAFNTCVAHICVFLQFYSLGFFSFFAHRFGSHIPPYIHILFSSTYLLVPPFLNPLVYGAKTKQIRVPMVKIFCSKNLL